Proteins from one Bacteroides mediterraneensis genomic window:
- a CDS encoding nucleoside kinase: MTFMLQIYCKNNNLTKDFPEGCSLLDIYNGFNLSMPYGPVSAKVNNKVESLDFRVYYNKDVEFLDITSPSGMRTYVRSLFFILVKAVEELYPQGSISLEHPISKGYFCKLHIDRTIGLDDVQRIKQKMQEIIAADIPYVRTESHTDEVVRLFEERGMGDKARLLDTYGQLYSYYYRLGDTVDCYYSSLVPSTGYIRLFDIVKYYDGLLLRIPNRANPTKLEEVVKQEKMLEVFQEYHRWNQILGISTVGDLNVACNEGHATDLINVSEALQEKKIAQIADEITHCNQDGKRVKLVLISGPSSSGKTTFSKRLSIQLMTNGLKPYPISLDDYFVNREDTPLDENGKHDFESLYAVDLPFFEKQLTALLHEEEVELPRYNFTTGKREMSGKKLRIDEHTILVIEGIHALNPALTSHIPAENKYKIYVSALTTILLDNHNYIPTTDNRLLRRIIRDYKYRNYSAEETIARWPSVRAGEEKWIFPYQENADAMFNSALLFELAVLKDYVEPVLRKVPNRCPEYSEAYRLLRFLNYFVSVQDKELPPTSLLREFLGGSSFQY, from the coding sequence ATTACATTTATGCTACAAATATATTGCAAAAATAATAATTTAACAAAAGATTTCCCCGAGGGATGTTCACTTTTGGATATTTATAACGGTTTTAATCTGTCCATGCCTTACGGTCCGGTCAGTGCCAAAGTCAATAATAAGGTTGAAAGTCTCGACTTCCGGGTGTACTACAACAAAGACGTGGAATTTCTGGACATCACCAGTCCGTCGGGCATGCGGACCTACGTCCGTTCGCTGTTCTTCATCCTGGTCAAAGCAGTGGAAGAACTTTATCCTCAGGGAAGTATTTCCTTGGAACACCCCATTTCGAAAGGCTATTTCTGCAAGCTCCACATCGACCGCACCATCGGACTGGACGACGTGCAGCGCATCAAGCAGAAAATGCAGGAAATCATTGCGGCCGACATTCCCTACGTACGTACGGAAAGTCACACCGACGAAGTGGTACGCCTGTTCGAAGAACGGGGTATGGGAGACAAGGCCCGCCTGCTCGACACCTACGGACAGCTCTACTCTTACTACTACCGTCTAGGGGATACCGTGGATTGTTACTACAGCAGCCTGGTCCCCAGCACCGGATACATCCGCCTGTTCGACATCGTGAAATACTACGACGGGCTGCTGCTGCGGATTCCCAACCGTGCCAACCCGACCAAGCTGGAAGAGGTGGTGAAACAGGAAAAGATGCTGGAAGTCTTTCAGGAATATCACCGCTGGAACCAGATTCTGGGCATCAGTACGGTGGGCGACCTGAATGTGGCCTGCAACGAAGGACATGCCACCGACCTAATCAACGTATCGGAAGCCTTGCAGGAAAAGAAAATCGCACAGATAGCCGATGAAATCACCCATTGCAACCAAGACGGCAAACGGGTGAAGCTGGTACTGATATCCGGCCCTTCCTCTTCCGGGAAGACCACCTTCAGCAAGCGGTTGAGCATCCAGCTCATGACCAACGGCCTCAAGCCCTACCCCATCTCTTTGGACGATTATTTCGTGAACCGTGAAGATACTCCGCTGGACGAGAACGGAAAGCACGACTTTGAATCCCTCTATGCCGTAGACCTGCCTTTCTTTGAGAAACAGCTCACCGCCTTGCTCCACGAAGAGGAGGTGGAATTGCCCCGTTACAACTTCACCACCGGCAAACGGGAGATGAGCGGCAAGAAGCTCCGGATAGACGAACATACCATTCTGGTGATTGAAGGTATTCATGCCTTGAACCCGGCCCTGACCTCGCACATTCCGGCAGAGAATAAATACAAAATCTACGTGTCGGCCCTGACCACCATCCTGCTCGACAACCACAACTACATCCCGACCACCGACAACCGGTTGCTGCGGCGCATCATCCGCGACTACAAGTACCGTAACTACTCGGCAGAAGAGACCATCGCCCGCTGGCCAAGTGTAAGAGCCGGAGAAGAGAAATGGATATTCCCCTATCAGGAAAATGCCGACGCCATGTTCAACTCGGCCCTGCTTTTCGAACTAGCCGTACTGAAAGACTATGTGGAACCTGTCTTACGGAAGGTGCCTAACCGCTGTCCGGAGTACTCCGAAGCCTACCGACTGCTGCGGTTCCTGAACTATTTCGTATCGGTGCAGGATAAGGAACTTCCGCCCACTTCCCTGTTGAGAGAGTTCCTGGGAGGCAGCAGCTTCCAGTATTAA
- a CDS encoding Na/Pi cotransporter family protein, translating to MEYSFYDFLALLGSLALFLYGMKIMSEGLQKFAGDRLRSILTAMTTNRVTGVLTGMLITALIQSSSATTVMVVSFVNAGLLTLSQSIGVIMGANIGTTVTAWIISALGFKVDISAFSLPLLAIGIPLLFSQKSTRKSIGEFIFGFAFLFMGLNLLKTNAPDLSQNPDMLAFVQNYTDMGFLSVLLFVFIGTILTMIVQASAATMAITLIMCANGWISFELGAALVLGENIGTTITANLAALTANTQARRAAMAHLMFNVFGVIWVLILFKPFLAMVDWIISDFMNVSEADGVAVSFKLSAFHTCFNVCNVLILIWFVHFIEKTVCKIIPQKEQEEEYRLQFITGGMLSTAELSILQARKEINLFAERIQRMFRMVRDLLHTENENDFNKLFSRVEKYENISDNMELEIANYLTQVSEGRLSSESKLQIRGMLREVTEIESIGDSCYNLARTINRKRRGNEDFTKAQYEHIAQMFQLTDNALTQMLDLVRDTHQQVDVNKSFNIETEINNYRNQLKNQNVIDVNEKKYDYQMGVHYMDIIAECEKLGDYVVNVVEAHRDVKEKKA from the coding sequence ATGGAATATTCTTTTTATGATTTTTTAGCGCTTCTCGGCTCGTTGGCGCTCTTCCTTTATGGAATGAAAATCATGAGTGAGGGACTTCAGAAGTTTGCGGGCGACCGACTTCGCAGTATTTTAACCGCAATGACTACGAACCGTGTCACTGGAGTTCTGACCGGAATGCTGATTACTGCCTTGATTCAGTCGTCGTCTGCCACTACCGTGATGGTGGTCAGTTTCGTAAACGCCGGTTTGTTGACACTCTCTCAGTCTATCGGGGTGATTATGGGAGCCAATATCGGAACCACCGTGACAGCGTGGATTATTTCGGCTCTCGGCTTTAAGGTAGACATTTCCGCTTTCTCCCTGCCGCTTCTGGCCATCGGTATTCCTTTACTTTTTTCGCAGAAAAGTACCCGCAAATCTATCGGGGAATTTATCTTCGGTTTCGCTTTCTTGTTCATGGGCTTGAACTTGCTGAAGACCAATGCACCCGACTTGAGTCAGAATCCGGACATGCTGGCCTTTGTGCAGAACTATACGGATATGGGATTCCTTTCCGTGCTGTTGTTTGTCTTCATCGGTACGATATTGACCATGATTGTGCAGGCTTCGGCGGCTACGATGGCGATTACGTTGATTATGTGTGCCAACGGCTGGATTAGTTTTGAGCTGGGAGCGGCCTTGGTGCTGGGTGAAAACATCGGAACCACGATTACGGCCAACCTGGCGGCCCTGACGGCCAATACGCAGGCGAGGCGGGCGGCCATGGCGCACTTGATGTTCAACGTGTTTGGGGTTATCTGGGTATTGATTCTATTCAAGCCTTTCCTGGCAATGGTAGACTGGATTATTTCCGATTTCATGAATGTGAGTGAGGCGGACGGAGTGGCTGTTTCCTTTAAACTCTCGGCTTTCCATACTTGTTTCAATGTGTGCAACGTGTTGATTCTGATATGGTTCGTACACTTTATCGAAAAGACAGTGTGCAAGATTATCCCGCAGAAGGAACAGGAGGAAGAATATCGCCTGCAGTTCATCACCGGCGGTATGCTTTCTACGGCAGAATTGTCCATCTTGCAGGCCCGGAAAGAAATCAACTTGTTTGCCGAACGTATCCAGCGCATGTTCCGCATGGTACGCGACTTGCTTCATACCGAGAATGAGAATGATTTCAACAAGCTGTTCAGCCGGGTGGAGAAATACGAAAACATCAGTGACAACATGGAACTGGAGATTGCAAACTACCTGACACAAGTGTCCGAAGGCCGGTTGAGTTCGGAAAGTAAACTGCAAATCCGGGGGATGCTCCGTGAGGTGACAGAGATAGAAAGCATCGGTGACAGCTGTTACAACTTGGCCCGCACGATTAACCGGAAGCGCCGGGGGAACGAAGATTTCACGAAAGCACAGTATGAGCACATCGCGCAGATGTTCCAGCTGACGGACAATGCCTTGACACAGATGCTTGATTTGGTGAGAGATACCCATCAGCAGGTGGATGTGAACAAGTCGTTCAACATTGAGACGGAAATCAACAACTACCGGAACCAGCTGAAGAACCAGAACGTGATTGATGTCAACGAAAAGAAATACGATTACCAGATGGGAGTACACTACATGGATATCATTGCCGAGTGTGAGAAACTGGGTGACTATGTGGTGAATGTGGTAGAGGCCCATCGGGACGTGAAGGAAAAGAAGGCTTGA
- a CDS encoding alpha-1,3-galactosidase B, with translation MRRKLGCLLLATALCLPVCAQQVYNMARFGITPGKKSNMSARMERALAKIRKEAKKGETLILRFQSGTYHFYPEEAAERTYYISNHDQTNPKKVGLALEDLQSVTLEGNGAKFIFHGQMIPLSLLRSTNCTLRDFSIDFENPHIAQVQIVKNEGDKGITFRPASWVKYRLTKDSIFETYGDGWTLRPMSGIAFEAKSHHIVYNTSDIGCPTKGCVEAGEGLVYAPRWKDKRLPEGTVVAMRSWDRPTPGIFLSHNTHTTLKNIQVHYAQGMGLLAQLCDSIYMDSFSVCLKGENDPRYFTTQADATHFSQCKGEIVSVNGVYEGMMDDAINVHGTYLKVTKRIDDHTLLARYMHEQAWGFDWGFAGDEVQFIRSQTMELLDGTNHIESITAQDQPTAHGAKEFRIRFQQPLPEELNNQEAFGIENLTWTPEVYFAHNTIRNNRARGSLFSTPRKTVVEHNLFDHTSGTAILLCGDCNGWYETGACREVIIRHNRFVNALTNMFQFTNAVISIYPEIPDLEHQVKYFHGGKPGAIQITDNAFETFDLPILYAKSVDGLVFKRNRIHTNTDYKPFHWNQNRFLLEKVNRVEIAE, from the coding sequence ATGAGAAGAAAACTAGGATGTCTGCTGCTGGCCACGGCCCTCTGCCTGCCTGTATGTGCCCAGCAAGTGTATAACATGGCCCGGTTCGGCATTACTCCCGGGAAGAAAAGCAACATGTCGGCCCGCATGGAAAGAGCGCTGGCCAAAATCAGGAAAGAAGCCAAGAAAGGCGAGACACTGATATTACGCTTCCAAAGTGGAACGTATCACTTCTATCCGGAAGAAGCGGCAGAACGCACATATTATATTTCTAACCACGACCAAACCAATCCCAAGAAGGTAGGGCTGGCACTGGAAGACCTGCAATCCGTCACACTGGAAGGAAACGGAGCAAAATTTATCTTCCACGGACAGATGATTCCGCTTTCCTTGCTGCGCAGTACAAACTGTACGCTGAGGGACTTCAGCATCGACTTTGAAAACCCACACATTGCCCAAGTACAGATTGTGAAAAATGAAGGCGACAAAGGCATCACTTTCCGCCCCGCTTCATGGGTGAAATACCGCCTGACCAAAGACTCCATCTTTGAGACCTACGGCGACGGATGGACCTTGCGTCCGATGTCGGGTATCGCCTTTGAAGCGAAAAGCCACCACATTGTATATAATACCAGCGACATAGGCTGCCCCACCAAAGGCTGCGTCGAGGCTGGTGAGGGACTGGTGTATGCGCCCCGATGGAAGGACAAGCGACTTCCCGAAGGTACGGTGGTAGCCATGCGTTCCTGGGACCGTCCCACTCCAGGCATCTTCTTGTCGCACAACACGCACACCACCCTGAAAAATATCCAGGTGCACTACGCACAGGGCATGGGACTGCTGGCACAGCTTTGCGACAGCATTTACATGGACAGCTTCAGTGTCTGCCTGAAAGGAGAGAATGACCCACGCTATTTTACGACACAGGCCGACGCCACTCATTTCTCGCAATGCAAAGGTGAAATCGTATCGGTGAACGGAGTATATGAAGGGATGATGGACGATGCCATCAACGTGCACGGCACCTACCTGAAAGTAACAAAACGGATAGACGACCACACGCTTCTGGCACGCTACATGCACGAACAGGCCTGGGGATTCGACTGGGGGTTTGCCGGCGACGAGGTACAGTTCATCCGCTCACAAACCATGGAACTGCTGGACGGGACCAACCATATCGAAAGCATCACGGCCCAGGACCAGCCGACTGCTCATGGCGCCAAGGAGTTCCGTATCCGTTTCCAGCAACCGCTGCCCGAGGAACTGAACAACCAGGAAGCCTTCGGCATTGAGAACCTGACCTGGACGCCCGAAGTGTATTTTGCCCACAACACCATCCGGAACAACCGTGCCAGAGGTTCTCTTTTCAGCACGCCCCGAAAGACCGTGGTAGAACACAACCTGTTTGACCACACCTCCGGAACCGCTATCCTGCTGTGCGGCGATTGCAACGGCTGGTATGAGACAGGAGCTTGCCGCGAAGTAATTATCCGTCACAACCGGTTTGTAAATGCCCTGACCAACATGTTCCAGTTTACCAATGCCGTGATTTCCATTTATCCGGAAATTCCCGATTTGGAGCATCAGGTGAAGTATTTCCACGGAGGAAAACCGGGAGCCATCCAGATTACGGACAACGCATTTGAGACCTTCGACCTGCCCATTCTCTATGCCAAGTCGGTAGACGGACTGGTCTTCAAACGCAACCGTATCCACACCAATACCGACTACAAGCCCTTCCACTGGAACCAGAACCGCTTCCTGCTGGAGAAAGTGAACCGGGTGGAAATTGCCGAATAA
- a CDS encoding TonB-dependent receptor: MRKTNNVSRLMVLASVFYCASLPTFATSTVPESMASVVQQTTKLRGTVLDAKTGEPIIGANVLIKGTAIGTITNFDGEYEFEGTVGAKLVISFVGYKSIEVTATAHNQTIKLSEDSEALDEVVVVGYGMQRKSSITGSISSIKADKLKDITTPSVANMLQGKIAGAVVVPTSGRPGDGVSIRVRGIGSIRGNVEPLWVIDGVVGASSADLNPNDIESISILKDGSATALYGSRGANGVIQVTTKRATTGPSQFDLSVKFGVSQLQKGNLEMMSGAEYYDYVRTAYENAGTLDAQGWLQPYLRDRNFDWWDLATQNALTQNYNLGYRYGNEKIKAYLSADYYSEEGTIKGFDYDRFTIRSNTDYVVNDRLTLKSKISASYKETNNQEYSLVHTSYTPWDTPWDSHGNIKDGTQGVPTAADAPTANPDDYWYSDGGSNFLYDRALNWGKTRSNGLDLGLGLDFKIIDGLTFESNNRVGFSNNYSNSYVDPNSRSGAGTNGSYYDGQSNTRSIYTSQLLRFLKTFGEKHEINAYLGYDYDEYRYWDLAATAYKIFQGAEIINAGADDPTASGTKTESKNAAIYLNVNYSFDSKYLIQGMIRRDGSSKFGSDKRWATFWSVGAGWNMHKENFLSGVEWINELKPRVSYGISGNQPGGAYEWATIFGYTSQYANEIAFLSNYQGNPDLSWEETANFDAGIDIRLFDRVNITFDYYLKKVKNLIYLRHLSAVTGFNRQTANNGKMENSGVELTITPELIRTKDWYWDISFNMGYNRNEVTYLPDGDDLTMQAVAVGYPYMNWYMKEWAGVDTMTGTPLWFKVDPETGIKTVTGNYNEATNVLLDASPTPKINGGLSTNLSWKGLSLNANFTFSAGAKIYNGMRAGALDRDAERPSQPAMRLADGWTRWEKPGDIATHPQLKAGGNNGASNTSTRYLENGDYFKLKTLTLSYSLPKKWLHSLKISGANISLSGENLFTITKFSGQDPEILLSSSYNGSAGSFGYPTVRRFTIGLNVNF, from the coding sequence ATGAGAAAAACAAACAATGTTAGCCGGCTGATGGTGTTAGCAAGTGTTTTTTATTGCGCATCTCTTCCAACATTTGCTACATCCACTGTACCGGAATCAATGGCTTCGGTTGTTCAACAAACAACCAAACTTAGGGGTACTGTATTAGATGCAAAGACAGGTGAACCGATTATCGGGGCGAATGTATTGATCAAAGGTACGGCCATCGGTACGATTACTAACTTCGATGGAGAGTATGAGTTTGAAGGTACGGTAGGTGCCAAACTGGTCATTTCTTTTGTGGGTTACAAGTCTATTGAAGTGACGGCGACGGCCCATAACCAGACTATTAAGCTGAGTGAAGACTCGGAGGCACTTGATGAAGTAGTAGTAGTGGGTTATGGTATGCAACGTAAAAGCTCCATCACTGGTTCTATTTCTTCTATTAAAGCGGATAAATTGAAAGATATCACTACACCGAGTGTGGCCAATATGCTGCAGGGTAAAATCGCCGGTGCGGTAGTGGTTCCTACTTCTGGTCGTCCGGGCGACGGAGTGAGTATCCGTGTGCGTGGTATTGGTTCTATCCGTGGTAATGTAGAGCCCTTGTGGGTAATTGATGGGGTTGTGGGAGCCTCTTCTGCCGACCTGAACCCGAATGATATCGAATCCATCTCTATCCTGAAAGACGGTTCGGCTACAGCTCTTTATGGTTCTCGTGGTGCGAACGGTGTCATTCAGGTGACTACCAAACGTGCTACTACAGGGCCTTCACAATTTGATTTGTCGGTTAAGTTCGGTGTCTCTCAGTTGCAGAAAGGTAATCTGGAGATGATGTCGGGTGCGGAGTATTACGACTATGTGCGTACGGCATACGAAAATGCCGGAACACTGGATGCACAGGGTTGGTTGCAGCCTTATCTGCGTGACCGGAACTTTGACTGGTGGGATTTGGCCACTCAGAATGCATTGACACAGAATTACAACCTTGGCTACCGTTACGGTAATGAAAAAATCAAGGCATATCTGTCGGCCGATTATTATTCTGAAGAAGGTACCATCAAAGGATTCGATTACGACCGTTTCACCATCCGTTCGAACACTGATTATGTGGTGAATGACCGCTTGACTTTGAAATCAAAGATTTCTGCCAGCTACAAGGAAACTAACAACCAGGAATACTCTTTGGTACATACCAGCTATACGCCGTGGGATACTCCTTGGGATTCACATGGAAACATAAAGGATGGTACGCAGGGGGTACCGACAGCTGCAGATGCTCCAACTGCCAACCCGGATGACTACTGGTATTCCGATGGAGGTTCCAACTTCTTGTATGATAGAGCCTTGAACTGGGGAAAGACCCGTAGCAACGGTCTAGACTTGGGCCTTGGTCTTGATTTCAAGATTATCGACGGACTGACTTTTGAATCTAACAACCGTGTTGGTTTCAGTAATAATTATTCTAATTCCTACGTGGATCCTAACAGCCGTTCGGGTGCGGGAACCAATGGTTCTTACTATGACGGACAGTCAAATACCCGTTCTATCTATACCAGCCAGTTGCTTCGTTTCCTGAAGACTTTCGGTGAAAAACACGAAATCAATGCTTATTTGGGTTATGATTACGATGAATATCGTTACTGGGATCTTGCGGCTACAGCTTACAAGATTTTCCAGGGAGCCGAAATCATCAATGCAGGTGCGGATGATCCTACTGCCAGTGGTACGAAGACGGAATCGAAGAATGCGGCTATTTATCTGAATGTCAATTATTCATTCGATAGCAAATACTTGATTCAGGGTATGATTCGTCGAGACGGTTCTTCTAAATTTGGTAGTGACAAGCGTTGGGCTACCTTCTGGTCAGTCGGTGCCGGATGGAATATGCACAAGGAAAACTTCCTCAGCGGGGTAGAATGGATTAACGAATTGAAGCCACGTGTGTCTTACGGTATCAGTGGTAACCAGCCGGGTGGTGCTTACGAGTGGGCTACAATCTTCGGCTATACTTCTCAGTATGCCAACGAAATCGCTTTCTTGTCCAACTATCAGGGTAACCCCGACTTGTCTTGGGAGGAAACTGCTAACTTCGATGCCGGTATCGATATCCGCCTGTTCGACCGTGTGAACATTACTTTTGATTATTATCTGAAGAAAGTGAAGAACTTGATTTACCTGCGTCACTTGTCTGCTGTAACGGGTTTCAACCGTCAGACAGCCAACAACGGTAAGATGGAAAACTCCGGTGTGGAACTGACCATTACTCCTGAACTGATTAGAACTAAAGACTGGTACTGGGATATCAGTTTTAACATGGGTTATAACCGCAATGAGGTGACTTACCTGCCCGATGGCGATGACTTGACGATGCAGGCAGTTGCAGTAGGTTATCCTTATATGAACTGGTATATGAAAGAATGGGCCGGAGTAGATACCATGACAGGTACACCGCTTTGGTTCAAGGTAGATCCTGAGACCGGTATCAAGACCGTAACCGGTAACTACAATGAAGCTACCAACGTACTGCTCGATGCTTCTCCTACGCCGAAGATAAACGGTGGTTTGAGCACCAATCTCAGCTGGAAAGGTTTGTCACTGAACGCGAACTTCACTTTCAGTGCCGGTGCCAAGATTTACAACGGTATGCGTGCCGGTGCACTTGACCGTGATGCAGAACGTCCTTCTCAGCCAGCTATGAGATTGGCTGACGGATGGACCCGTTGGGAAAAACCAGGTGATATCGCTACACATCCGCAGTTGAAAGCCGGTGGTAACAATGGTGCTTCGAACACTTCTACCCGTTACCTGGAAAATGGCGACTATTTTAAACTGAAGACTTTGACACTATCGTACAGTCTTCCCAAGAAATGGTTGCATTCGTTGAAGATTTCGGGAGCCAATATCAGTTTGAGCGGAGAAAACCTGTTTACGATTACTAAGTTCTCTGGTCAGGATCCTGAAATTCTGTTGTCCTCTTCTTACAACGGTAGTGCCGGCAGTTTCGGCTATCCTACTGTAAGACGTTTCACCATAGGATTGAATGTTAACTTCTAA